The genomic interval CTGGTGGTGAGACACCAGGTGTAATCAGTTGTTCCTTTAACTGTTACACAATAACCGAGACGACTTCGTGTCGCCATCTAACTTATAATTGAACCGCTTTAGAATCCGTTTTGAAGTGCCTACATATAGGAACAAGTTGCTACATATAGTAAAAAAAATCAAATGTTCCTACATATAGGCATTCGAGTTTCCTATATATAGCCATTTTTCTGTAATGCGAATGTTCCTATATCTAGCCACTTTTGTTTTCAGGACTCACCAATCGTTCTTCGAGTCCAAGATCCAGAACTTGACCGTACGGGAGTTCCCAGACTCTCGCCCGGCGATTCCATCTGCCGCCAGCCGCACGCACTAGCTTGCCTATTCTGGCTTCGCCGTAAGCGACCGTGATCTGCACAATCTTGTTCCTCGGTGGTTTTCTTGTTGAATGCCCAATGACTTTTGCTTCCTCAATAAGCTCAACGGTTTTGAACCGCATTTTCCGGCTAGCATCGTACCGATAACGCACGCACACCAGTCGCTCGCCGTATTTGCCCGTCAACCCCTTCGTCCCTTTTTCCCCGGGAACCAGGGTCTTAACCACCTTCATCCACCACACCACACTTTATTAAAGTTTATCTGAAGGACTTGTCACACCAAATCCACCCTTTTTCAACACATGCGTATACACCATAGTTGTGTTCACATTGTTATGACCCAGAAGCTCCTGCACGGTGCGAATATCCTGGCCATCCCGTAGCAGGTGCGTCGCAAACGAATGGCGAAAAGTGTGACAGCTAGCGTGTTTGGTAATACCAGCCTTCTTTTTTGCTTCCTTGACTACTTTTTGCAAGACGCTTGAATGGAGATGGTATCTCTGTTTCAAGCCGTTGCGAGGGTCTACTGATAGAGTCCGGCTCGGAAAGATATATTGCCATCCCAATTCTCTATTTGCATTACGGTACTTTCTCTCAAGGGCAAATGGCAGGGAGACCTTTCCAAAACCGGTTTTCAAATCTCTCTCATGAAGCTTTCTTACGTTTACTATTTGTTTTTGCAGCGGTTCTTTTAATATCTCCGGTAAAATCGTAACCCGGTCTTTATTGCCTTTAGAGCTTCGAATTGTGATTTCTCGATAGTCGAAGTCAATATCCTTCACCCTCAGCCGCAGACATTCTTTCAGCCTTAATCCCGCGCCATACAGTAGGTTCACCATAATCCATTTTGTGCCCGATAGCTGAGACATTATTTTTCTAACCTCATTTGGTGAAAATACAACTGGTAGTCGCTTACCCTTTTTTGCCCAGGTAATATCCAAGTCGCCTATTTCAATTTTCAGGACTTGTTTATATAAGAAGAGGATAGCGCAAAGTGCTTGGTTTTGAGTTGAGGATGCGACTCTTTTATTCACGG from candidate division KSB1 bacterium carries:
- a CDS encoding integron integrase — protein: MASQNGSKQPKLLERVRIAIRTMHYSYSTEKTYIHWIRKYVLFHNKRHPNNMGEPEIGRYISHLAVNKRVASSTQNQALCAILFLYKQVLKIEIGDLDITWAKKGKRLPVVFSPNEVRKIMSQLSGTKWIMVNLLYGAGLRLKECLRLRVKDIDFDYREITIRSSKGNKDRVTILPEILKEPLQKQIVNVRKLHERDLKTGFGKVSLPFALERKYRNANRELGWQYIFPSRTLSVDPRNGLKQRYHLHSSVLQKVVKEAKKKAGITKHASCHTFRHSFATHLLRDGQDIRTVQELLGHNNVNTTMVYTHVLKKGGFGVTSPSDKL